From a region of the Acidobacteriota bacterium genome:
- a CDS encoding glycosyltransferase family 39 protein: MKRLGLYLGVLFLSAAAAALYTTRLGFAPIYLTHDEVNFSLQAASVADTGRDLNGRLLPVYFSEPAFTAGRDPMMIYATALVLQVLPLSESAVRLPTALVGIVNILLVVWLAQLLFRDARLSLAAGVMLALSPGHFIHSRLALSVLYPVPFVIAWLIAMRRVGDPASQRMLFVGGVFLGLGIYGYLASMVMMPVYLLLTALVLAERRQLKLIGWAAAGFAVVLVPVVLWTIAHPERFDDLMRAYRPGDVTGESTLTDAARVMSAGSWRSKLSEWWLYFDPAYLFLSGDSSLTNSTRQAGLFPLAMAVFLPIGVWRLSRTRGFERLLLVGLITAPLAVVLTGVLHLHRYRGMFVLPFGVVVATYGLSVMWASPRRVWRLAATALLLTIPIQFAGFYRDYMGSYRERTSEWYGGNLRAALLEVMRHPPVSGATYVSRGIPYADVYWRFYAQTTLGAPASPELLDPEIAETRSFAAGAKAITAVDEPLAAVLDRTGWRRETVVTEPGGRPAFVVFQKL; the protein is encoded by the coding sequence ATGAAGCGCCTGGGGTTGTACCTGGGCGTCCTGTTTCTGAGCGCCGCGGCCGCGGCCCTCTACACCACGAGGCTCGGCTTCGCGCCGATCTACCTGACTCACGACGAGGTCAACTTCTCACTGCAAGCGGCGTCGGTGGCTGACACCGGACGTGACCTGAATGGCCGGCTGCTGCCCGTCTACTTCTCCGAACCCGCGTTCACGGCTGGGCGCGACCCGATGATGATCTACGCGACGGCGCTCGTCCTGCAGGTGCTGCCGCTGTCGGAGTCCGCCGTCCGGTTGCCGACGGCGCTCGTCGGCATCGTCAACATCCTGCTGGTCGTATGGCTGGCACAGCTGCTGTTCCGCGATGCGCGGCTGTCCCTCGCGGCCGGTGTGATGCTGGCACTCTCGCCGGGCCACTTCATTCACAGCCGGTTGGCCCTGAGCGTGCTGTACCCGGTGCCCTTCGTCATTGCCTGGCTGATCGCCATGCGTCGAGTTGGCGACCCGGCCAGCCAACGGATGCTGTTTGTTGGTGGGGTGTTCCTGGGGCTGGGGATCTACGGCTATCTCGCCAGCATGGTGATGATGCCGGTCTACCTGCTGCTTACCGCGCTGGTGCTGGCAGAGCGGCGTCAGCTCAAGCTGATTGGCTGGGCCGCCGCCGGGTTCGCGGTCGTTCTCGTCCCGGTGGTGCTCTGGACCATCGCGCATCCGGAGCGCTTTGACGATCTGATGCGCGCGTATCGGCCTGGAGACGTGACCGGCGAGTCCACGTTGACCGACGCCGCGCGCGTGATGTCGGCGGGCAGCTGGCGCAGCAAGTTGAGTGAGTGGTGGCTATATTTCGACCCGGCCTACCTGTTTTTGTCAGGCGACTCCAGCCTAACCAACTCGACACGCCAGGCGGGTCTCTTCCCCCTGGCGATGGCCGTGTTCCTGCCGATCGGCGTCTGGCGCCTGTCCCGTACGCGCGGATTTGAGCGCCTGCTTCTCGTCGGCTTGATCACTGCGCCGCTGGCCGTCGTGTTGACCGGCGTCCTGCACCTGCACCGCTATCGTGGCATGTTCGTGCTGCCGTTCGGCGTGGTGGTGGCCACCTATGGCCTCTCGGTGATGTGGGCCTCGCCGCGCCGGGTGTGGCGTCTGGCGGCCACCGCGCTGTTGTTGACCATCCCCATTCAGTTTGCCGGCTTCTATCGCGACTACATGGGCTCCTACCGGGAGCGCACGAGTGAGTGGTACGGCGGCAACCTTCGTGCTGCCTTGCTGGAAGTGATGCGGCACCCGCCGGTGAGTGGGGCAACCTACGTCAGCCGCGGCATCCCGTACGCCGACGTCTATTGGCGCTTCTATGCGCAAACCACCTTGGGGGCGCCGGCCAGCCCCGAGCTCCTGGATCCTGAGATAGCCGAGACCCGCTCGTTCGCGGCCGGAGCGAAGGCGATCACGGCGGTCGATGAGCCGCTCGCGGCGGTGCTCGACCGCACCGGATGGCGTCGAGAGACTGTGGTTACTGAGCCGGGGGGGCGTCCGGCGTTCGTGGTGTTCCAGAAGCTATGA
- a CDS encoding glycosyltransferase family 39 protein has product MIGDRLEAWLVSPRLPMVASLVSLVLGLIFVFVWAPHPWGWFGIDQYHQIAVDLASGQPFPTLNVPWGYGYFLALFYWVFGPTPAPALVAQVVLNALIPLIVYRIACREFDRRVAALATCLVAGLSFNTVYASTEASDSVCTFLFMLMLWTFVEARVSGRWTMFAVTGVVLGLAAQFRPNLLVLPAVLAVFHAVSRRFSWRSIGQGVLLGVMTAVMLAPWVWRNYRLAGEFIPTSTHGGVQLWYGSLETGPYLTSRAHNPRRLFETPAFDYTSLSQRPVLFDVSMTCPPGRPTAVTLVYRVDANGAEQRVSLTEDANRHWRGEVPAFGRAGRLYYWLEALWPAEAVDPPLRSSPPGGAADPFVYFVSGDHVADLDADGALWDVFDVTRLLRHVAWREPVPPAPLLDRNGDGQVTEPDLRSLLQLMLTHLDRDHPPVDRLSSVQVSDGDVRAVFVDGTELVVPRNWNGRLTDLHFDDGVSSALLSVRRRVAQQPAPLLPLTERCLAPGETAINKPFYRVQPHEMRRYTALALDNVRRDPLAYAGSVVYRSVRLFVIMGSEDQGTAHQFDNSRLVYFLGTVVSGAFFMLFLAGAWIGWRRGYAVALPLSVIATLPASIAFVLINMRYTITVQPLILTFVAVSLLALWDTLRPGRARMPKR; this is encoded by the coding sequence ATGATTGGCGATCGCCTGGAGGCCTGGCTGGTCAGCCCGCGGTTGCCGATGGTGGCCTCGCTCGTCTCACTCGTGCTTGGCCTCATCTTCGTCTTCGTGTGGGCGCCTCACCCGTGGGGCTGGTTTGGCATCGATCAGTACCACCAGATTGCGGTCGATCTCGCCAGCGGCCAGCCGTTTCCTACCCTCAATGTGCCCTGGGGCTATGGCTACTTTCTGGCGCTGTTCTACTGGGTGTTCGGCCCGACGCCGGCGCCGGCGCTGGTCGCCCAGGTGGTCCTCAACGCGCTGATTCCCCTGATCGTCTACCGAATTGCGTGCCGGGAATTCGACAGGCGGGTAGCGGCATTGGCCACCTGCCTGGTTGCAGGGTTGTCGTTCAACACCGTCTACGCCTCAACCGAGGCGTCCGATTCAGTGTGTACGTTCCTGTTCATGCTGATGCTGTGGACCTTTGTCGAGGCACGCGTCAGTGGCCGCTGGACGATGTTCGCCGTGACGGGGGTGGTGCTGGGACTGGCTGCGCAGTTCCGGCCCAATCTCCTGGTGCTGCCTGCGGTACTGGCGGTGTTTCATGCTGTCAGCCGACGCTTCTCGTGGCGATCGATCGGGCAGGGGGTGCTGCTGGGAGTGATGACCGCCGTGATGCTGGCGCCATGGGTCTGGCGTAACTACCGGCTGGCTGGCGAGTTCATTCCGACGAGCACACACGGGGGCGTCCAGCTTTGGTACGGGTCGCTCGAGACCGGACCGTACCTGACCAGCCGGGCGCACAATCCCCGCCGGCTGTTCGAGACGCCGGCATTCGACTACACCAGCTTGTCGCAGCGGCCGGTGCTGTTCGACGTGTCGATGACTTGTCCGCCGGGCCGGCCCACTGCCGTGACCCTGGTGTATCGCGTCGACGCCAACGGCGCCGAGCAACGGGTCAGCCTGACGGAAGACGCGAACCGGCATTGGCGCGGAGAAGTGCCGGCCTTCGGAAGGGCCGGCCGCTTGTACTACTGGCTCGAGGCGCTCTGGCCGGCCGAGGCGGTTGACCCTCCACTGCGGTCGTCGCCGCCGGGCGGCGCTGCGGACCCGTTTGTGTATTTCGTCAGCGGTGATCACGTGGCCGACCTCGATGCTGACGGAGCGTTGTGGGACGTCTTCGATGTGACCCGGCTGCTTCGCCACGTGGCATGGCGCGAGCCGGTTCCGCCAGCGCCGTTGCTCGATCGCAACGGCGACGGCCAGGTCACCGAGCCTGACTTGCGCAGCCTCCTGCAACTCATGCTCACACACCTCGACCGGGACCACCCGCCGGTGGACCGGTTGTCGAGCGTGCAGGTCTCAGACGGTGACGTCCGAGCCGTCTTTGTCGACGGCACCGAACTGGTGGTGCCGCGGAACTGGAACGGCCGTCTGACCGATTTGCATTTCGACGATGGGGTGTCGTCGGCGCTGCTCAGCGTCCGTCGACGCGTGGCGCAGCAGCCCGCGCCGCTCCTGCCCTTGACCGAACGCTGCCTCGCGCCTGGCGAGACCGCCATCAATAAGCCCTTCTATCGCGTCCAGCCACATGAGATGCGCCGCTACACCGCGCTCGCCCTCGACAATGTTCGCCGCGACCCCCTCGCGTATGCCGGAAGTGTCGTCTACCGCAGCGTGCGCCTGTTTGTGATCATGGGCAGCGAAGATCAGGGCACGGCGCACCAGTTCGACAATAGCCGCCTGGTGTATTTCCTGGGCACGGTTGTCTCGGGCGCATTCTTCATGTTGTTCCTGGCGGGAGCGTGGATCGGGTGGCGCCGTGGCTACGCCGTGGCGTTGCCGCTATCGGTGATCGCGACGCTGCCGGCGAGTATTGCTTTCGTGCTGATCAACATGCGCTACACGATCACCGTGCAGCCACTGATCCTGACGTTTGTCGCGGTGTCGCTGCTGGCGCTGTGGGACACTTTGCGGCCTGGCAGGGCGCGGATGCCCAAGCGATGA
- a CDS encoding glycosyltransferase family 39 protein, whose translation MSRPVLAVAALSLLAWVYGAGLDRSPVYLVHDEVVYAINANAIASTLRDINGQFLPLSIHVSGGFFATPVNIYLTALFLKVLPLTEVTVRLPSVVVGLLNIGLLFLIARRVFASLWLAVLAAGVLAFTPAHFIHSRMGTDHEYAVTAVLAWALCVIGHDVLSTRRLLVAGAILGAGVYTYLGAVITMPACVAITWVLLWWRGTRTWRPFAAVAGGFAIVLVPFVAWHLLHPLQYLGQMKMYSLGQAPSTEPVVLADRVAAYWNYFNPSFLFFAGDTSLINGTRYTGVFLLPVLFLFSAGLVRLFRTAGSPATLLIALCLLASPLAAAVVGEAYRINRALMLLPFVALVAAMGIDVLWTAGSRGGRVTVVLLLALMPLQFAGFYRDYFGDYRVRSAKWLEYNIGGGLEEIIRRQPAVSVPVYIADNVQWASYYWQFYLAKHGRLDLHRHTAFVDVSSLDVNSIPSGGLLFCRVADEGALLAAGMTRVAAIPEPAGVPWFSVLRR comes from the coding sequence ATGTCTCGCCCAGTGCTCGCGGTCGCCGCGCTCAGCCTGCTGGCGTGGGTCTACGGCGCCGGCCTCGACCGCTCGCCTGTCTATCTCGTGCACGACGAAGTGGTCTACGCCATCAACGCGAATGCGATTGCCAGCACCCTCCGCGACATCAACGGCCAGTTCCTGCCACTTTCAATCCACGTGTCGGGGGGATTCTTCGCCACGCCAGTCAACATCTACCTGACCGCGCTGTTTCTGAAGGTGCTGCCGCTGACGGAGGTCACGGTCCGTCTGCCGAGCGTGGTTGTCGGCCTCCTCAATATCGGCCTGCTGTTCTTGATCGCGCGGCGCGTGTTCGCCAGCCTGTGGCTGGCGGTATTGGCGGCGGGCGTATTGGCTTTCACGCCGGCCCATTTCATCCACAGCCGGATGGGGACCGACCACGAATACGCCGTCACGGCGGTGCTCGCTTGGGCGCTGTGCGTGATTGGTCATGACGTCCTGTCGACCCGCCGGCTGCTGGTGGCCGGGGCCATCCTCGGCGCGGGTGTTTACACCTACCTTGGCGCGGTGATCACGATGCCCGCCTGCGTGGCGATCACGTGGGTTCTGCTGTGGTGGAGAGGCACCCGCACCTGGAGGCCGTTTGCGGCCGTCGCCGGCGGCTTCGCGATCGTGCTGGTGCCGTTTGTGGCCTGGCACCTGCTGCACCCGCTGCAGTACCTCGGCCAGATGAAGATGTATTCCCTTGGCCAGGCGCCTTCGACCGAGCCGGTCGTGCTGGCCGATCGGGTGGCCGCCTACTGGAACTACTTCAACCCGTCATTCCTGTTCTTCGCCGGTGATACCAGCTTAATCAACGGCACTCGCTACACCGGCGTGTTCCTGCTCCCGGTGCTGTTTCTGTTTTCCGCCGGACTCGTTCGATTGTTTAGAACCGCCGGCTCGCCGGCCACTCTGTTGATAGCGCTGTGCCTGCTGGCCTCACCGCTGGCCGCCGCGGTGGTCGGTGAGGCCTACCGCATCAACCGCGCACTGATGCTTCTGCCGTTCGTCGCGCTGGTCGCGGCGATGGGGATTGACGTCCTGTGGACCGCCGGGTCGCGCGGCGGCCGCGTGACCGTCGTGTTATTGCTGGCCCTGATGCCGCTGCAGTTCGCCGGGTTCTACCGCGACTACTTCGGCGACTACCGGGTTCGGTCGGCTAAGTGGCTGGAATACAACATCGGCGGTGGGCTGGAGGAGATCATCCGGCGGCAGCCGGCTGTCTCGGTGCCGGTCTACATCGCAGATAATGTCCAGTGGGCGTCCTACTACTGGCAGTTCTACCTTGCTAAGCATGGCCGGCTTGATCTCCATCGCCACACCGCGTTCGTCGACGTGTCATCGCTCGACGTCAACAGCATTCCTTCCGGCGGCCTCCTGTTCTGCCGTGTCGCCGATGAAGGCGCACTCCTGGCTGCGGGCATGACGCGCGTGGCCGCCATTCCTGAGCCCGCCGGCGTGCCGTGGTTCAGCGTACTGCGCAGATGA
- a CDS encoding serine/threonine-protein kinase → MLAPGTRIDDRYEIIDVLGSGGMGHVYRARRLRLGDEVAIKVMQAAHDSPPDLRERFLRESRACAQLRHPNIVGILDFDFDAANQPYMVMELLSGPSLREEIDLEAPMPPARVAAILAPVAAALQLAHDRGITHRDLKPANIVVHRYESGERVYKVIDFGLAAMKAASDETRLTNPAFFLGTLAYAAPEQMRGETVTAATDIYALGVIAYEMLTGGRPFDAGNHATLIQQALTANPVSPATRQAGLPVAVDEAVMRALDKDPLGRWGSVADFVNALRVAAGAAAPDRSESGGGLLARYELGQLVGRGRLGSLVYRGTHRALGIAVAIRILKRDEQPHWEAVRARFLLEARTQQVPHPNLLQVRDFGEDDQNVFLVTEWVEGPSLRQALAESGAFPWPRASALLAQALDAVPALHRSGGFICGVNPDMVRIRAGGAGRAGGAGGAGGEQIVVSSAGIRSVQDVLATMREQELRGQEASEHELPYVAPEVLMGGAPNARADVFTIGVLAYEMVTGRQPFQARSVPELLGQMLQSKPEAPTGLAPGVPVGVSDAILRAINGNPAARFESAESFARALE, encoded by the coding sequence GTGCTGGCGCCAGGAACGCGGATCGACGACCGCTACGAGATCATCGACGTCCTTGGCTCCGGTGGCATGGGCCATGTCTACCGGGCCCGCCGCCTCCGGCTCGGTGACGAGGTCGCGATCAAGGTGATGCAGGCGGCGCACGATTCACCGCCGGACTTGCGCGAGCGCTTCCTGCGCGAAAGCCGCGCCTGCGCCCAGCTGCGCCATCCCAACATCGTCGGCATTCTCGATTTCGATTTCGACGCGGCGAACCAGCCGTACATGGTAATGGAGCTGCTGAGCGGCCCGAGCCTGCGCGAGGAGATCGATCTCGAGGCGCCCATGCCGCCGGCCCGCGTGGCGGCGATCCTGGCGCCGGTGGCGGCGGCCCTGCAGCTGGCCCACGACCGCGGCATCACCCATCGCGACCTCAAGCCCGCCAACATCGTCGTTCACCGCTACGAGTCGGGCGAGCGGGTCTACAAGGTGATCGATTTCGGCCTGGCCGCCATGAAGGCGGCCAGCGACGAGACCCGCCTCACCAACCCCGCCTTCTTCCTCGGTACGCTGGCATACGCGGCGCCTGAGCAGATGCGCGGCGAGACGGTGACGGCGGCGACCGATATCTACGCGCTGGGCGTCATCGCGTACGAGATGCTGACCGGCGGCCGGCCGTTTGACGCCGGCAATCACGCGACCCTGATTCAGCAGGCGCTGACGGCGAATCCCGTCAGCCCGGCGACGCGCCAGGCGGGCCTGCCGGTGGCCGTGGACGAGGCCGTCATGCGCGCCCTCGACAAGGATCCGCTCGGGCGGTGGGGCAGCGTCGCCGATTTCGTGAACGCCTTGCGGGTTGCCGCCGGCGCGGCCGCTCCGGACCGCTCCGAATCTGGCGGCGGCCTGCTCGCGCGCTACGAGTTGGGCCAACTCGTGGGCCGTGGCCGGCTCGGCAGCCTCGTCTACCGTGGCACTCACCGGGCCCTGGGCATTGCGGTAGCCATCCGCATCCTGAAACGCGACGAGCAACCGCATTGGGAGGCGGTGCGGGCGCGGTTTCTGCTCGAGGCACGCACGCAGCAGGTGCCGCATCCGAACCTCCTGCAGGTTCGCGATTTTGGAGAGGACGATCAGAACGTGTTCCTGGTCACCGAATGGGTGGAGGGTCCCAGCCTGCGGCAGGCATTGGCCGAGAGCGGCGCCTTCCCGTGGCCGCGCGCATCGGCGCTGCTGGCCCAGGCGCTCGATGCCGTGCCCGCGCTCCATCGCAGCGGTGGATTCATTTGCGGCGTGAACCCCGACATGGTGCGCATTAGGGCTGGTGGGGCGGGTAGGGCTGGTGGGGCTGGTGGGGCGGGTGGGGAACAGATCGTCGTTTCTTCTGCCGGCATCCGTTCCGTCCAGGATGTGCTCGCCACCATGCGTGAGCAGGAGCTGCGCGGCCAGGAGGCCAGCGAACACGAGCTGCCTTATGTCGCGCCCGAAGTGCTGATGGGCGGTGCCCCCAATGCGCGCGCCGATGTCTTCACAATTGGTGTGCTCGCTTACGAAATGGTTACTGGCCGCCAGCCATTCCAGGCTCGCTCGGTACCGGAGCTACTGGGCCAGATGCTGCAGTCGAAGCCCGAGGCGCCGACGGGTCTGGCCCCTGGTGTTCCCGTCGGCGTGAGTGACGCCATCCTCAGGGCCATCAACGGCAACCCGGCCGCGCGCTTTGAATCGGCCGAGTCGTTCGCCCGCGCGCTGGAATGA
- a CDS encoding FAD-dependent oxidoreductase: MAPTTAPETVLGIPGFTFADLHQPSRLRDLHDRFVETVRTSEPELWTQWEQYREVPDSLGAVTRSILVVAMAPHVSRFLARLFGVGTEADALIAATRAYDVLFRFKIDFVRRRALPLLKGGAHVTATAEDHATVEAGAKAPALRLEGDGFSRRQAGAEAPALQEMALAIYGCSLLDREESLKANGSDADKAAVAAEIESLKRWCAAHVHSPDYRGWVVFRFPENLDYDHLVQIQRPDAKLPEQVVGPGEKLRRRQGFALTDPRFTQRETLSEIHYCVLCHERDKDTCSKGIRDKEGKAANNPLGIPMPGCPLDEKISEMHTLRKRGDAIGALAIVTVDNPMVPGTGHRICNDCMKACIYQKQEPVNVPQIETGVVTDVLNLPWGVEIYGLLTRWNPLNTKRPYALPYNGKNVLVVGLGPAGYTLSHYLLNEGFGVVAIDGLKIEPLPEEIVGGDGRPPRPIESWSEIYRPLDERVLEGFGGVSEYGITVRWDKNFLTLIHLTLARRGKLKIYGGVRFGGALPIEEAWAAGIHHVAIAAGAGRPTIIDIKNNLIRGIRKASDFLMALQLTGAFKRDALSNLQARLPAIVIGGGLTGVDTATELMAYYPIQVEKTLDRYEALVRDLGEARVRGIMDLEEQGILDEFLGHGRAVRAERARAKAADESPNFIDLINAWGGVTLAYRKRLQDAPAYRLNHEEVTLALQEGISVTENMNPVEAVPDEFGHVKAMVFTRADGSSIELPARTVLVAAGTVPNITYEKEHPGSFSLDGKQKFFQGFRATPVEGDGFSRRRFRLEPDSNGFFTSHDTDGRFVTYYGDNHPRYNGNVVKAMASGKHGYPHVVALFADELAKLNPADQPARESAWQAMVAHFDDQLLARVERVVRLTPTIIEVIVRAPAAARHFGPGQFYRLQNFERLSPQVRLNDHVASMLMEGIALTGAWVDREKGLLSLITLEMGVSSRLCAYLKPGEPVVVMGPTGTPTEIAENSAVLLAGGGLGNAVLFSIARALKAQGNKVIYFAGYRNGADLFKREDIEAATDQVIWATDAGTAIEPHRPQDAHFRGNIVEAMVAYAEGRLGAQAVSLQDVTRIIAIGSDRMMNGVRIARHGVLQPYLDPKHVGIGSINSPMQCMMKEVCAQCLQRHVDPETGREEFIFSCYNQDQELDRVDFDNLRARLRQNSVQEKISNLWFEHVLDQAESELVHV; this comes from the coding sequence ATGGCACCAACCACCGCACCTGAAACCGTCCTCGGAATCCCCGGATTCACCTTCGCTGACCTGCACCAACCCAGCCGCCTGCGCGACCTGCACGACCGGTTTGTCGAGACCGTCAGGACGTCCGAACCGGAGCTGTGGACGCAGTGGGAGCAGTACCGGGAGGTGCCCGACTCGCTGGGCGCGGTCACTCGCAGCATCCTCGTCGTGGCCATGGCGCCGCATGTGAGCCGGTTCCTCGCGCGCCTGTTCGGAGTGGGAACCGAGGCTGACGCGCTGATCGCGGCGACGCGCGCCTACGACGTCCTGTTCCGATTCAAGATCGACTTCGTCCGCCGCCGTGCCCTGCCGCTCCTGAAGGGTGGCGCCCACGTCACCGCAACCGCGGAGGATCACGCCACCGTCGAGGCCGGGGCTAAAGCCCCGGCCCTCCGACTGGAGGGCGACGGCTTTAGCCGTCGCCAGGCGGGGGCTGAAGCCCCCGCCCTCCAGGAAATGGCGCTCGCCATATACGGTTGCTCGCTCCTCGATCGCGAAGAGTCGCTCAAGGCCAACGGTTCCGACGCCGACAAGGCCGCGGTGGCGGCCGAGATCGAATCACTCAAGCGATGGTGCGCCGCGCACGTTCACAGCCCCGATTACCGCGGCTGGGTCGTGTTCCGCTTTCCCGAGAACCTCGACTACGACCACCTGGTCCAGATCCAGCGGCCCGATGCGAAGTTGCCCGAGCAGGTCGTCGGTCCCGGCGAGAAGCTGCGCCGGCGCCAGGGCTTTGCACTGACCGACCCGCGCTTCACGCAGCGCGAAACGCTGAGCGAGATCCACTACTGCGTGCTGTGCCACGAACGCGACAAGGACACCTGCTCGAAGGGCATTCGCGACAAGGAGGGCAAGGCCGCCAACAACCCGCTTGGCATTCCGATGCCGGGGTGCCCGCTCGACGAGAAGATTTCCGAGATGCACACGCTGCGCAAGCGTGGCGACGCCATTGGCGCGCTGGCGATCGTGACCGTGGACAACCCCATGGTCCCCGGCACCGGCCACCGCATCTGCAACGATTGCATGAAGGCCTGCATCTACCAGAAGCAGGAGCCGGTCAACGTTCCGCAGATCGAGACCGGCGTGGTCACCGACGTGCTGAACCTGCCGTGGGGCGTTGAGATCTACGGCCTGCTCACGCGGTGGAACCCACTCAATACGAAGCGCCCGTATGCGCTGCCCTACAACGGCAAGAACGTGCTGGTCGTCGGCCTTGGCCCGGCCGGCTACACGCTGTCGCATTACCTGCTGAACGAGGGTTTCGGCGTGGTGGCGATCGACGGGCTCAAGATCGAACCGCTGCCCGAAGAGATTGTTGGCGGCGATGGCCGTCCGCCGCGGCCGATCGAGAGCTGGAGCGAGATTTACCGCCCGCTCGACGAGCGCGTGCTCGAAGGCTTCGGCGGCGTGTCGGAGTACGGCATTACCGTCAGGTGGGACAAGAATTTCCTCACGCTGATCCACTTGACGCTGGCGCGGCGCGGCAAGCTGAAGATCTACGGCGGCGTCCGATTCGGCGGCGCGCTGCCGATCGAGGAAGCGTGGGCTGCCGGCATTCACCACGTGGCCATTGCGGCCGGCGCCGGGCGGCCGACGATCATCGACATCAAGAACAACCTGATCCGGGGTATCCGCAAGGCCAGCGACTTCCTGATGGCGCTGCAGCTGACCGGCGCGTTCAAGCGCGACGCCCTGTCGAACCTGCAGGCGCGCCTGCCGGCAATTGTGATTGGCGGCGGCCTCACCGGTGTCGATACCGCGACCGAGCTGATGGCGTACTACCCGATCCAGGTCGAGAAGACGCTGGACCGCTACGAGGCGCTCGTGCGCGACCTGGGCGAGGCCCGCGTGCGCGGGATCATGGATTTGGAGGAGCAGGGCATTCTCGACGAGTTCCTCGGACATGGCCGGGCCGTGCGCGCCGAGCGTGCGCGGGCGAAGGCAGCCGACGAGTCGCCCAACTTTATCGACCTGATCAACGCGTGGGGCGGCGTGACGCTGGCCTACCGCAAGCGCCTGCAGGACGCGCCGGCCTACCGGCTCAATCACGAAGAGGTCACGCTCGCGCTGCAGGAAGGCATTTCGGTCACCGAGAACATGAACCCGGTCGAGGCCGTCCCCGACGAGTTCGGCCATGTCAAGGCGATGGTCTTCACCCGCGCCGACGGGTCGTCGATCGAATTGCCAGCCCGCACGGTGCTGGTGGCGGCCGGCACGGTGCCGAACATCACCTACGAGAAAGAACACCCGGGTTCTTTCAGCCTCGACGGCAAGCAGAAGTTCTTCCAAGGTTTCCGCGCCACTCCCGTGGAGGGCGATGGCTTTAGCCGTCGCCGCTTCCGCCTCGAACCGGATTCCAACGGCTTCTTCACCTCCCACGACACCGACGGCCGGTTCGTCACCTACTACGGCGACAACCATCCTCGCTACAACGGCAACGTCGTCAAGGCGATGGCATCGGGCAAGCATGGCTACCCGCACGTGGTGGCACTCTTTGCCGACGAGCTCGCGAAGCTCAACCCGGCCGACCAGCCGGCGCGCGAGTCGGCGTGGCAGGCGATGGTCGCTCACTTCGACGACCAGCTGCTTGCCAGGGTGGAGCGGGTCGTGCGGCTGACGCCGACCATCATCGAGGTGATCGTGCGCGCCCCGGCGGCGGCCCGGCACTTCGGCCCCGGCCAGTTCTATCGCCTCCAGAACTTCGAACGGCTCAGCCCGCAGGTGCGGCTCAACGATCACGTGGCGTCGATGTTGATGGAGGGCATTGCCCTCACCGGTGCCTGGGTTGATCGCGAGAAGGGCCTGCTGTCGCTGATCACGCTCGAGATGGGCGTGTCGAGCCGGCTGTGCGCGTACCTCAAGCCGGGCGAGCCGGTGGTGGTGATGGGACCCACCGGGACGCCCACCGAGATTGCCGAGAACTCGGCGGTGCTGCTGGCCGGCGGCGGCCTGGGCAACGCCGTGCTGTTCTCGATTGCCAGGGCGCTCAAGGCCCAGGGCAACAAGGTCATCTACTTTGCCGGCTACCGGAATGGCGCCGACCTGTTCAAGCGCGAGGACATCGAGGCGGCCACCGACCAGGTGATCTGGGCCACCGATGCAGGCACGGCGATCGAACCGCACCGGCCGCAGGACGCGCATTTCCGCGGCAACATCGTCGAGGCGATGGTGGCCTATGCCGAGGGCCGGCTGGGTGCGCAGGCCGTGTCGCTCCAGGACGTCACGCGCATCATCGCGATCGGCTCGGATCGCATGATGAACGGTGTCCGCATCGCCCGTCACGGCGTCTTGCAGCCGTACCTCGACCCGAAGCACGTCGGCATCGGCAGCATCAATTCACCGATGCAGTGCATGATGAAGGAAGTGTGCGCGCAGTGCCTGCAGCGCCACGTCGATCCCGAGACCGGCCGCGAAGAGTTCATCTTCTCGTGCTACAACCAGGACCAGGAGCTGGATCGCGTCGACTTCGACAACCTGCGAGCACGGCTCCGCCAGAACAGCGTCCAGGAGAAGATCTCGAACTTGTGGTTCGAGCACGTGCTGGATCAGGCTGAATCAGAGCTCGTTCACGTATAA
- the thiS gene encoding sulfur carrier protein ThiS, whose translation MTIKLNGDPHEIPQPLSVTALLATLDIDPRRVAVEHNLAVVKKTAYDSAIVGDGDEVEIVNFVGGG comes from the coding sequence ATGACCATTAAGTTGAACGGCGATCCGCACGAGATTCCCCAGCCGCTGAGCGTGACCGCCCTGCTCGCCACCCTGGACATCGATCCGCGCCGCGTCGCCGTCGAACACAACCTCGCCGTCGTCAAGAAGACCGCTTACGACTCGGCTATCGTCGGCGATGGCGATGAAGTCGAGATCGTCAATTTCGTCGGCGGAGGCTAA